Proteins encoded within one genomic window of Microbacterium sp. LKL04:
- the dprA gene encoding DNA-processing protein DprA, whose translation MLREDIELSRRRLKGLVPDAVLDDADVVVHHHAHAVWSCLTEPGDGVAGALIEERGPVSALRTAFDDGAAMSPSLDAGRRRWRSRLESVDDALDRARRVRARLVVPGGAGWPSGVADLGVHSPRALWVRGRLDSLAHGETAIALVGARAATGYGEHVTGELATGLARRDIAIVSGGAYGIDGMAHRASLAAGGVTVAVLAGGVDRPYPAGHADLLGRIAAGPGAVVAEVPCGTPPTKWRFLQRNRLIAALSGATIVVEAGWRSGSLNTAGHAAALGRPLGAVPGPVTSAASAGCHRLLREYDARCITSADDACELAGADVHLSETAGGRTDDRTRVLDALSVRSARSPEDVARRAGFALEEIRGLLALLELDGRARRGPEGWRRAPSS comes from the coding sequence ATGTTGAGGGAAGACATCGAACTCTCGCGGCGGCGCCTGAAGGGGCTCGTTCCAGACGCGGTTCTGGATGATGCGGATGTCGTCGTGCACCATCACGCGCACGCGGTCTGGTCGTGCCTGACCGAGCCGGGCGACGGCGTGGCCGGCGCGCTGATCGAGGAGCGGGGACCGGTGTCCGCGCTCCGCACCGCCTTCGATGATGGCGCGGCGATGAGCCCCTCTCTCGACGCCGGCCGACGCCGGTGGCGGTCGCGGCTGGAGTCCGTGGACGACGCGCTCGACCGAGCGCGACGCGTGCGTGCGAGGCTCGTCGTCCCCGGCGGTGCGGGATGGCCGAGCGGCGTCGCCGACCTCGGCGTGCACAGTCCGCGAGCGTTGTGGGTGCGCGGCCGGCTCGATTCGCTCGCTCACGGTGAAACGGCGATCGCGCTCGTCGGAGCCCGTGCCGCGACGGGATACGGCGAACACGTCACGGGGGAACTCGCGACCGGCCTTGCACGGCGGGACATCGCGATCGTCTCCGGCGGCGCGTACGGAATCGACGGCATGGCCCATCGGGCGTCGCTCGCCGCCGGCGGCGTGACGGTCGCGGTGCTGGCGGGCGGCGTCGACCGCCCCTACCCCGCCGGGCATGCCGACCTCCTCGGCCGCATCGCCGCCGGACCGGGCGCCGTCGTGGCCGAAGTCCCCTGCGGCACACCGCCGACGAAGTGGCGGTTCCTCCAGCGCAACCGGCTCATCGCCGCGCTCAGCGGCGCCACCATCGTCGTCGAAGCCGGGTGGCGGAGCGGATCCCTGAACACCGCAGGGCATGCCGCCGCCCTGGGGAGGCCCCTCGGAGCCGTTCCCGGGCCGGTGACGAGCGCGGCGTCAGCCGGATGCCACCGGCTGCTCAGGGAGTATGACGCCCGGTGCATCACGTCGGCAGACGATGCGTGCGAACTCGCCGGCGCGGACGTGCACCTGTCGGAGACCGCCGGCGGACGGACCGACGACCGGACCCGAGTGCTCGACGCCTTGAGCGTGCGCAGCGCCAGGTCGCCTGAGGACGTGGCCCGCCGCGCCGGCTTCGCCCTCGAGGAGATCCGTGGCCTGCTCGCGCTCCTGGAGCTCGACGGCAGGGCACGCCGAGGACCGGAGGGGTGGCGCCGCGCACCATCGTCCTGA
- the pyrH gene encoding UMP kinase, whose protein sequence is MIDENTGRRRVLLKLSGEAFGAGQLGVNPDVVSQIAREIAAAVDRVEVAVVVGGGNFFRGAELSQRGMDRGRADYMGMLGTVMNALALQDFLEQAGAATRVQSAISMTQVAEPYIPRRAERHLEKGRVVIFGAGAGLPYFSTDTVAAQRALEIGAVEVLVAKNGVDGVYTADPKVDASAQKLDTITYRDALQRGLKVVDSTAFSLCMDNGMDMRVFGMEPAGNVTRALLGESIGTLVSV, encoded by the coding sequence GTGATCGATGAGAACACCGGACGCCGTCGCGTCCTTCTGAAACTTTCCGGCGAGGCCTTCGGCGCCGGCCAGCTCGGCGTCAACCCCGATGTGGTCAGCCAGATCGCCCGTGAGATCGCGGCAGCAGTCGACCGCGTGGAGGTCGCCGTCGTCGTCGGCGGCGGAAACTTCTTCCGCGGCGCCGAGCTGAGCCAGCGCGGCATGGACCGCGGTCGCGCGGATTACATGGGCATGCTGGGCACGGTCATGAATGCGCTCGCCCTCCAGGATTTCCTCGAGCAGGCCGGCGCCGCTACACGCGTCCAGTCCGCCATCTCGATGACGCAGGTCGCCGAGCCCTACATCCCGCGTCGCGCCGAGCGCCACCTCGAGAAGGGCCGCGTCGTCATCTTCGGCGCCGGCGCCGGCCTTCCCTACTTCTCGACCGACACCGTGGCCGCGCAGCGCGCGCTCGAGATCGGTGCCGTCGAGGTGCTCGTGGCCAAGAACGGCGTCGACGGCGTGTACACGGCGGATCCGAAGGTGGATGCCTCGGCACAGAAGCTCGATACGATCACCTACCGCGACGCCTTGCAGCGCGGACTGAAGGTCGTCGATTCGACGGCCTTCAGCCTGTGCATGGACAACGGGATGGACATGCGTGTGTTCGGCATGGAGCCGGCCGGCAACGTCACCCGTGCGCTCCTCGGAGAATCGATCGGCACGCTCGTCAGCGTCTGA
- a CDS encoding tyrosine-type recombinase/integrase — MRVSSAALLYIEHVERVRRLSPATVRAYRSDLTDLADFLRDPELGDVDVEHLREWLWDATQRGIARTSLGRRTASVRGFFGWATDEKMLPGDPSLRLVTPKRGRTLPAVASSQSLADVLDTARAAADESGDALALRDAALLEILYGAALRVSEACGLDLASLDRSAATVRVLGKGGKERVVPYGAPAQRAVEAWIVRGRPALLSDPATTALFLGARGGRLGVRAAYDVVRRVVGPVVGTDAVGPHALRHSAATHLLDGGADLRAVQEMLGHASLGTTQIYTHVSTERLTAAYRLAHPRA; from the coding sequence GTGCGCGTGTCATCGGCAGCCCTGCTCTACATCGAGCACGTCGAACGCGTGCGCCGATTGTCGCCCGCGACCGTGCGCGCCTACCGTTCCGATCTCACCGATCTGGCGGACTTCCTCCGCGACCCCGAACTCGGCGACGTCGATGTCGAACACCTGCGGGAGTGGCTGTGGGACGCGACGCAACGGGGCATCGCGCGCACGAGCCTCGGGAGGCGGACGGCGTCGGTTCGGGGGTTCTTCGGCTGGGCGACGGACGAGAAGATGCTTCCGGGCGACCCGAGTCTCCGCCTCGTCACTCCCAAGCGAGGACGGACCCTTCCCGCGGTCGCCTCCTCGCAGTCGCTCGCCGACGTCCTCGACACGGCGCGCGCGGCGGCCGACGAGAGCGGAGACGCGCTCGCCCTCCGCGACGCCGCGCTCCTCGAGATCCTCTATGGAGCCGCGCTGCGCGTCTCCGAGGCGTGCGGGCTCGACCTCGCCTCTCTCGACCGTTCTGCGGCGACCGTCCGGGTGCTCGGCAAGGGCGGCAAAGAACGGGTCGTGCCCTACGGCGCACCCGCTCAGCGGGCCGTCGAGGCGTGGATCGTCCGGGGACGTCCGGCACTTCTGTCCGACCCGGCGACGACGGCGCTCTTCCTCGGCGCGCGCGGTGGTCGACTCGGCGTCCGCGCGGCGTACGACGTCGTGCGACGTGTCGTCGGGCCGGTCGTGGGGACGGATGCCGTGGGTCCGCACGCGCTGCGGCACTCCGCCGCCACGCACCTCTTGGACGGAGGCGCCGACCTCCGCGCCGTTCAGGAGATGCTCGGGCACGCGAGTCTCGGGACGACGCAGATCTACACGCACGTGTCGACCGAGCGTCTCACCGCCGCCTACCGACTCGCGCACCCTCGGGCCTGA
- the rpsB gene encoding 30S ribosomal protein S2, with amino-acid sequence MAVVTIRQLLDSGVHFGHQTRRWNPKVKRFILTERSGIHIIDLQQSLGYIDKAYEYVRETVAHGGTVLFVGTKKQAQEIIAEQATRVGQPFVNQRWLGGLLTNFSTVSKRLARMKELEELNFENPSESGFTKKELLLKKRELDKLHKSLGGIRNLTKTPSAIWIVDAKREHLAVSEAQKLGIPVIGILDTNADPDEFQFPIPGNDDAIRSVSLLTRIIADAAAEGLIQRHNPTDESAEAEPLADWERELLESAPAEQADAPAAEESAPAAEEAPAEEAPAAESTEAPAEAKTAE; translated from the coding sequence ATGGCCGTCGTCACCATTCGCCAGCTGCTCGACAGCGGCGTCCACTTCGGACACCAGACCCGCCGGTGGAACCCGAAAGTCAAGCGCTTCATCCTCACCGAGCGCAGCGGCATCCACATCATCGACCTGCAGCAGTCGCTCGGTTACATCGACAAGGCGTACGAGTACGTCCGGGAGACCGTCGCCCACGGCGGCACCGTCCTCTTCGTCGGCACCAAGAAGCAGGCGCAGGAGATCATCGCCGAGCAGGCCACGCGAGTCGGCCAGCCCTTCGTCAATCAGCGCTGGCTGGGTGGCCTCCTCACGAACTTCTCGACCGTCTCCAAGCGTCTCGCACGCATGAAGGAGCTCGAGGAGCTCAACTTCGAGAACCCCTCCGAGAGCGGCTTCACGAAGAAGGAGCTGCTGCTCAAGAAGCGCGAGCTCGACAAGCTGCACAAGTCGCTCGGCGGCATCCGCAACCTGACGAAGACGCCGTCGGCCATCTGGATCGTCGACGCCAAGCGCGAGCACCTCGCGGTCAGCGAAGCGCAGAAGCTCGGCATCCCCGTGATCGGCATCCTCGACACGAACGCCGACCCGGACGAGTTCCAGTTCCCGATCCCCGGCAACGACGACGCGATCCGCTCGGTCAGCCTGCTGACGCGCATCATCGCCGACGCGGCCGCCGAGGGTCTCATCCAGCGCCACAACCCGACCGACGAGTCGGCCGAGGCCGAGCCGCTGGCCGACTGGGAGCGCGAGCTCCTCGAGTCCGCTCCCGCCGAGCAGGCCGACGCTCCGGCTGCCGAGGAGTCCGCTCCCGCTGCCGAGGAGGCTCCCGCCGAGGAGGCTCCGGCCGCTGAGTCGACCGAGGCTCCCGCCGAGGCCAAGACCGCCGAGTGA
- a CDS encoding phosphatidate cytidylyltransferase produces the protein MSEDASGDAAGPDTSSSRSDLRRAGVPAGDPSSFQAHVKAARTEFESQFERARVEFEEANERLNARSGRNLIMATLIGLAIGAVVLGSLLFWKWAFIAFAVPLCLLGALEFTRALQAAGRRIDLAAQLSAGVAVLGAAFVGYLTHWFVIFAAVVLVVVWRLVAQMAAGDGRRYGDVVNDVLAGALIQLYVVFHGSLALVLLRQDHGELWLLAVLIIAVAVDTGAYASGVAIGRHPMAPRISPNKTWEGFGGAVLASLVAGGLLGVLMLQIPLWAGLVLGAAILVSATVGDLGESLIKRDLGIKDMSSFLPGHGGVLDRLDSILPSLVPGLALYILLNPLSALS, from the coding sequence ATGTCCGAAGACGCATCGGGGGACGCGGCCGGACCGGATACCTCGTCGAGTCGATCCGATCTGCGCCGCGCAGGGGTGCCCGCGGGCGATCCGTCGTCGTTCCAGGCGCACGTCAAAGCGGCGCGGACCGAGTTCGAGAGTCAGTTCGAGCGGGCTCGAGTCGAGTTCGAAGAAGCGAATGAGCGCCTGAACGCCCGTTCCGGGCGCAACCTGATCATGGCGACCCTCATAGGTCTCGCCATCGGGGCCGTCGTGCTGGGATCGCTCCTGTTCTGGAAGTGGGCGTTCATCGCCTTCGCCGTACCGCTGTGCCTCTTGGGCGCTCTCGAGTTCACCCGCGCACTCCAGGCCGCCGGACGCCGGATCGACCTGGCGGCGCAGCTGTCCGCGGGGGTCGCCGTGCTCGGAGCAGCGTTCGTGGGCTATCTCACGCACTGGTTCGTGATCTTCGCCGCCGTCGTCCTCGTCGTCGTGTGGCGTCTCGTGGCTCAGATGGCGGCCGGCGACGGCCGTCGGTACGGCGACGTGGTGAACGACGTTCTCGCCGGAGCTCTGATCCAGCTGTATGTGGTGTTCCACGGCAGTCTCGCCCTGGTCCTCCTCCGACAGGATCACGGCGAGCTCTGGCTGCTGGCCGTTCTGATCATCGCCGTCGCCGTCGACACCGGGGCATACGCGAGCGGTGTCGCGATCGGGCGGCATCCGATGGCACCCCGCATCAGCCCGAACAAGACGTGGGAGGGGTTCGGCGGCGCCGTCCTCGCGAGCCTCGTCGCCGGCGGACTGCTCGGCGTACTGATGCTGCAGATCCCGCTGTGGGCCGGCCTCGTCCTGGGCGCCGCGATCCTCGTGTCCGCCACGGTGGGAGACCTCGGCGAGTCGCTCATCAAGCGCGACCTCGGCATAAAGGACATGAGTTCGTTCCTGCCCGGACACGGGGGAGTGCTCGACCGGCTCGACTCGATCCTTCCCTCGCTCGTTCCCGGCCTCGCCCTGTACATCCTCCTGAACCCGTTGAGTGCGCTTTCATGA
- a CDS encoding murein hydrolase activator EnvC family protein has protein sequence MPRSRLVLAVMIVFFAALTSPSDEGLGEDRPSWTLPVPGASVLRPFEAPAHDYAAGHRGIDIGPVDGTVLSPADGIVAFAGTVVDRGVVTVDHGDGWVTSVEPIDPSVAAGDVVSAGDPLGTIGLGGHAPPGALHVGVRHDGQYVNPLVLMGRVPRAVLLPCC, from the coding sequence ATGCCGCGGTCCCGCCTTGTTCTCGCCGTCATGATCGTCTTCTTCGCTGCGCTGACCTCCCCGAGCGACGAGGGGCTCGGAGAAGACCGTCCATCGTGGACACTCCCTGTGCCTGGGGCGAGCGTCCTGAGACCTTTCGAGGCACCCGCCCATGACTATGCGGCGGGTCATCGTGGCATCGACATCGGCCCGGTCGACGGAACCGTCCTCTCCCCGGCCGACGGCATCGTCGCCTTCGCGGGAACCGTCGTGGATCGGGGAGTCGTCACGGTCGATCACGGCGACGGGTGGGTGACGAGCGTCGAACCGATCGACCCGAGCGTCGCGGCGGGGGACGTGGTATCCGCCGGGGATCCCCTCGGCACGATCGGCCTCGGCGGCCATGCGCCACCGGGAGCCCTTCACGTAGGCGTCCGTCACGATGGACAGTACGTGAATCCACTGGTGCTGATGGGGCGGGTTCCGCGGGCCGTGCTCCTCCCCTGCTGCTGA
- the tsf gene encoding translation elongation factor Ts, with amino-acid sequence MANFTIADIKALREQLGTGMVDTKKALEEAEGDLEKAVEILRLKGAKGNAKRADRSTSEGLIAAREQDGKVTLIELNTETDFVAKNERFIALSEKVLDAAAAAGADSAEAALAADAGGKTVADLISDEAAIIGEKVELRRVRTLSGDAFQVYLHKTSKDLPPQVGVVVAYSGDDAETARSIAQHISFANPTYLSRDEVPEADVEKEREIVTEISRNEGKPEAALPKIVEGRVNAFFKQVALLDQDYAKDNKLSVAKVAADAGITITGFARFKVGA; translated from the coding sequence ATGGCAAACTTCACCATCGCCGACATCAAGGCGCTGCGCGAGCAGCTCGGCACGGGAATGGTCGACACGAAGAAGGCGCTCGAGGAGGCCGAGGGCGACCTCGAGAAGGCCGTCGAGATCCTCCGCCTCAAGGGCGCGAAGGGCAACGCGAAGCGTGCCGACCGCTCCACGAGCGAGGGCCTGATCGCCGCGCGCGAGCAGGACGGCAAGGTGACGCTCATCGAGCTGAACACCGAAACCGACTTCGTCGCCAAGAACGAGCGTTTCATCGCGCTCTCCGAGAAGGTCCTCGACGCTGCTGCCGCTGCCGGTGCAGACTCGGCCGAGGCTGCTCTGGCCGCCGACGCCGGCGGCAAGACGGTCGCCGACCTCATCTCCGACGAGGCCGCGATCATCGGCGAGAAGGTCGAACTGCGACGCGTCCGCACCCTTTCGGGCGACGCCTTCCAGGTCTACCTGCACAAGACGAGCAAGGACCTGCCCCCGCAGGTCGGCGTCGTCGTCGCCTACTCGGGTGACGACGCCGAGACCGCTCGCTCGATCGCGCAGCACATCTCGTTCGCCAACCCGACCTACCTCTCGCGTGACGAGGTCCCCGAGGCCGACGTCGAGAAGGAGCGCGAGATCGTCACCGAGATCTCCCGCAACGAGGGCAAGCCCGAGGCCGCCCTTCCGAAGATCGTCGAGGGCCGCGTGAACGCGTTCTTCAAGCAGGTCGCCCTGCTCGACCAGGACTACGCGAAGGACAACAAGCTGTCCGTCGCCAAGGTCGCGGCCGACGCCGGAATCACGATCACCGGCTTCGCCCGCTTCAAGGTCGGCGCGTAA
- the frr gene encoding ribosome recycling factor: MIAETLADTKTRMDRAVEAAKEDFSTVRTGRANPQLFQKVMVEYYGTPTPLAQLASLNALEARTLVITPYDKSALKSIEHAIRDMPNLGANPSNDGNVIRVTMPELTADRRKEYVKLVKSKAEDAKVQVRGIRRKSKDELDALKGEVSDDDLARAEKELDAVTKTHVDLIDEALKRKEAELLEV, from the coding sequence GTGATCGCCGAGACCCTGGCCGACACGAAGACCCGCATGGACCGCGCCGTCGAGGCCGCGAAAGAGGACTTCTCGACCGTCCGCACAGGGCGCGCGAACCCGCAGCTGTTCCAGAAGGTCATGGTCGAGTACTACGGCACTCCGACCCCGCTGGCCCAGCTCGCCTCACTGAACGCCCTCGAGGCGCGCACTCTCGTCATCACGCCGTACGACAAGTCGGCGTTGAAGAGCATCGAGCACGCCATCCGCGACATGCCGAACCTCGGCGCGAACCCGTCGAACGACGGCAACGTCATTCGCGTGACGATGCCCGAGCTGACCGCGGACCGCCGCAAGGAGTACGTGAAGCTCGTCAAGAGCAAGGCCGAGGACGCGAAGGTCCAGGTGCGCGGCATCCGGCGCAAGTCCAAGGACGAGCTCGACGCCCTCAAGGGCGAAGTGAGCGATGACGACCTCGCTCGGGCCGAGAAGGAGCTCGACGCGGTGACCAAGACGCACGTCGACCTGATCGACGAGGCGTTGAAGCGCAAAGAGGCAGAGCTCCTCGAGGTCTGA